The sequence below is a genomic window from Methylophilus sp. DW102.
ATTCAAAAAACTGCTATGGACTGGTTAACCGTTTTTTTTGAACAATATGCTGTGTTTTGCCTGATGGGCGTGATTGTCGGTGTCTTGTCTGGCTTGCTCGGGATTGGTGGCGGCATTGTGCTGGTACCCATGCTGCATGCCATTTTGGTCGCCAAAGGCTTTGCAGCCGACACGGCGTTTCATATGGCGCTGGCGACCTCGATGGCTTGCATCGTGTTCACCTCGCTGTCCAGCATTTTGGCGCATCATAAAAACCAGAATATTGTCTGGCCCTACGTGTGGGCCATGGTGCCGATGGCGTTTGTGGGGTCGTTGCTGGCGACACTGGTGGCGATTCATCTGGATGCCAGGTATTTGACGCTGTTTTTTGCCACCTTTACTTTTTTTGCGGCGGTGCAATTATTTCTGGATCGCAAACCGACCCAGCATAAAGTGCCAGGCAAGGTTGAGATTGGCCTGGTGTCATTGCTGATAGGCGGTGTGTCTGCGCTGGTGTCGATTGGCGGCGGAACCTTGACGGTGCCTTATTTAGCCATGCGCAATGTGTCGGTGAAGCAGGCGATTGGGACCTCGGCGGTATTGGGCTTTCCGATTGCACTGGCCAGTACGGTCAGTTATTTGCAAGATGCCTGGCGGCAAACCGCACATGCGCCAGAAACGTTTGGCCTGCTGTATTTGCCGGCTGTGCTGTTGCTGACCCCGCTTAGTGTGCTGTTTGCGCCCACGGGCGTGGCTTTGACGAAACGCTTGCCGGTTAAAACCTTAAAGCGTGTATTTGCCTTGT
It includes:
- a CDS encoding sulfite exporter TauE/SafE family protein, which codes for MDWLTVFFEQYAVFCLMGVIVGVLSGLLGIGGGIVLVPMLHAILVAKGFAADTAFHMALATSMACIVFTSLSSILAHHKNQNIVWPYVWAMVPMAFVGSLLATLVAIHLDARYLTLFFATFTFFAAVQLFLDRKPTQHKVPGKVEIGLVSLLIGGVSALVSIGGGTLTVPYLAMRNVSVKQAIGTSAVLGFPIALASTVSYLQDAWRQTAHAPETFGLLYLPAVLLLTPLSVLFAPTGVALTKRLPVKTLKRVFALFLITVSLHLLWSQLA